In Notolabrus celidotus isolate fNotCel1 chromosome 10, fNotCel1.pri, whole genome shotgun sequence, one DNA window encodes the following:
- the lrrc3 gene encoding leucine-rich repeat-containing protein 3: MQNFAGHEKPRKPPLCHGFSLLWGLLFGLCMESALVKACPTMCHCIEKSGMTVVQCMSRSLEKIPSDLPRDTVVLLLASNHITHIPNHAFKDLHYLQELDLSNNDIETVDVGAFQGVSDSLLFVDLSNNRIQSVPKEAFARLRAKISFSNNPWHCECTLQEVLRELRLDPETVNEVICHTAVQEEYAGKPVIQVLDSGINFCNFHHKTTDVAMFVTMFGWFTMVIAYVIYYVRHNQEDARRHLEYLKSLPSSSQISKDFDTISTVL, translated from the coding sequence ATGCAGAACTTTGCGGGGCATGAGAAGCCCAGAAAGCCCCCTCTCTGTCATGGCTTTTCCCTCCTCTGGGGTTTGCTGTTTGGATTATGTATGGAGAGTGCACTAGTGAAAGCTTGCCCCACAATGTGTCATTGTATAGAGAAGAGCGGCATGACTGTAGTTCAATGTATGTCTCGCAGCTTGGAGAAGATTCCATCAGATCTTCCAAGAGATACAGTTGTCCTACTTTTGGCATCAAACCACATCACCCACATCCCAAACCACGCCTTCAAAGACCTGCACTACCTTCAGGAGCTGGACCTGTCTAACAATGACATTGAAACCGTTGACGTTGGAGCGTTTCAAGGTGTTTCTGACAGCCTCCTTTTCGTGGATCTATCAAACAATCGCATTCAAAGTGTCCCTAAAGAGGCGTTTGCCCGTCTACGAGCAAAAATCAGCTTCTCAAACAACCCGTGGCACTGCGAGTGCACGCTGCAGGAGGTCCTGAGGGAGCTGCGTCTGGACCCAGAGACAGTGAATGAGGTGATCTGCCACACGGCTGTGCAGGAGGAATATGCAGGCAAACCGGTAATCCAGGTGCTGGACTCAGGGATCAACTTCTGCAACTTTCACCACAAGACCACAGATGTAGCCATGTTTGTCACCATGTTTGGATGGTTTACCATGGTGATCGCATATGTAATTTACTATGTCAGACACAATCAGGAGGATGCTAGAAGGCACCTGGAGTACCTCAAGTCACTGCCCAGCAGCTCTCAGATCAGCAAGGACTTTGACACCATCAGCACTGTTCTCTAG